Below is a genomic region from Leifsonia sp. Root112D2.
TGCGCCCTGTCGTGCGTCGCCGACGGTGGTGAGACGATGCTCACGTTGCCGGGGCGCTCAACGCTGTTGCCACCGGGATTGATCGCGGCATTGGCAATGACTACGGCGAAGTAGGGCAGGAAAATCGCCCCGACGGCCGGAATCACCAGCCACCAGCCGTGTACGAACAGCAGGGCGATGATGCACAGCACACGAATGCCCATCGCCACCAGGTACTTGACCATGCGGTGGTGTCTCTCGACGTCTGGCGAGAGGGGGAGTGTGGTGATCGACTGCTGCTTCATATCCGTTACCGGTACCGCGGATCGGACCCGATCCGTCTGAGACAAGCCTACGTCTGATTGACCCCCGTAAACTGAGCTGCCGTTAAACTGAACAGTATGACGACACCACGCACCGTGCTCATTACCGGAGGCAATCGGGGGATCGGCTTCGCCATCGCCGAGGAGTTCGTGGCCCAAGGCCACCGGGTCGCGGTGACCGCGCGCTCGGGCGAGGGGCCCGAGGGCAGCCTGACCGTGCGAGCGGATGTCACGGATTCCGCCGCCGTCGACGCCGCATTCTCCGAGGTGGAGAGCACGCTCGGCCCCGTCGAGGTTCTGATCGCGAATGCCGGCATCACCAGGGACACCCTGTTGATGCGCATGAGCGACGATGACTTCGACAGCGTCATCGACACCAATCTCGGTGGAGCCTTCCGCGTGGTCAAGCGCGCTTCCAAGGGCATGCTCAAGGCCCGCTTCGGTCGTATCGTGCTGATCTCGAGCGTCGTCGGACTCTACGGATCGGCCGGCCAGGTGAATTATGCGGCGTCCAAGAGCGGCCTCGTGGGCATCGCGCGTTCGATCACCCGCGAACTGGGTGCGCGCGGCATCACCGCGAACGTGGTGGCGCCCGGCTTCATTGAGACCGACATGACGGCCGAACTACCCGAGGCCACCCAGTCCGAATACAAGAAGAGCATTCCGGCGGGCCGCTTCGCCACACCGGGCGAGGTCGCGCGCGTGGTGACCTGGATCGCCGGGGACGATGCCGGCTACATCTCCGGAGCCGTGATCCCGGTCGACGGCGGCCTCGGTATGGGCCACTAGCGACTGAGATGGGCTCGTTCAGCCACGCAGGCCGAGCAGCGGCAGCACCTGGCTGAGGTCCTGCCGATCCATCACCACGTCGGCGTGCGCACGCACGCGCGGCTTCGCGTTGAAGGCGACCGAGAGAGCAGCCGCATCCATCATCAGCAGGTCGTTGGCACCGTCGCCGACGG
It encodes:
- a CDS encoding DUF3099 domain-containing protein, whose amino-acid sequence is MKQQSITTLPLSPDVERHHRMVKYLVAMGIRVLCIIALLFVHGWWLVIPAVGAIFLPYFAVVIANAAINPGGNSVERPGNVSIVSPPSATHDRAHS
- the fabG gene encoding 3-oxoacyl-ACP reductase FabG, whose amino-acid sequence is MTTPRTVLITGGNRGIGFAIAEEFVAQGHRVAVTARSGEGPEGSLTVRADVTDSAAVDAAFSEVESTLGPVEVLIANAGITRDTLLMRMSDDDFDSVIDTNLGGAFRVVKRASKGMLKARFGRIVLISSVVGLYGSAGQVNYAASKSGLVGIARSITRELGARGITANVVAPGFIETDMTAELPEATQSEYKKSIPAGRFATPGEVARVVTWIAGDDAGYISGAVIPVDGGLGMGH